Proteins from a single region of Mumia flava:
- a CDS encoding PhoX family protein, whose product MPLRLLPLLDASDNEAPCASGRAAMTCRYRCGDACAHDAPNTSANPYFGDVAARAVSRRGILRAGAVIGAAGLAAGAVGASPAAAAPGKGRGKGGGKGHGGGRPDAAKGLDFTPVAPNTADAVTVPPGYAQGVVMAWGDPIFRGAPAFDPANQTAAAQQQQFGYNCDFLGLFPLGRGKHLMCVNHEYTDEALMFPAYDEANPTRDQVEIAWAAHGLSVVVVEEDRRSGALTPLVGHRMNRRFHTHSEFELTGPVAGHELVRTAADPRGRTALGTLNNCGGGTTQWGTWLTAEENFNQYFANAGAVTDPTTSERLARYGLPTGATPRQWEEFEDRFDLAKEPNEVNRFGWIVEIDPYDPSSTPKKRTALGRFKHEAAEPQVTRDGRVAVYMGDDERFDYFYKFVSDKKMARGDSWWARRHNSTLLDSGTLYVARFLGDSSQAEIDGSGALPSDGEFDGVGVWVPLVSGTTSYVAGMTAEEVLLFTRQAADIVGATKMDRPEDVEPSPRTGKVYVALTNNSNRGRAGYPAADEANPRNSNRHGQVLELTEMGNDGAAEAFTWDLFLVCGDPEDPSTYFAGYPKEAVSPISCPDNVTFDAYGNLWISTDGNALGSNDGLFGVAVDGEYRGQVKQFLTVPRGAETCGPYVDSDRVMVCVQHPGEIDGASYEAPASHWPDGGTSIPRPGVAAVWRKDGRSIGR is encoded by the coding sequence GTGCCCCTTCGCCTGCTTCCGCTGCTCGACGCGTCCGACAACGAGGCTCCCTGCGCCTCCGGCCGAGCCGCGATGACCTGCCGCTACCGCTGCGGCGATGCATGTGCCCACGACGCCCCGAACACCTCGGCCAACCCCTACTTCGGCGACGTCGCCGCCCGCGCCGTCTCCCGCCGCGGCATCCTGCGCGCCGGTGCCGTGATCGGTGCGGCGGGCCTCGCGGCCGGTGCCGTCGGCGCCTCCCCCGCGGCCGCCGCTCCCGGCAAGGGCCGCGGCAAGGGCGGCGGCAAGGGCCACGGCGGCGGGCGCCCCGACGCCGCCAAGGGACTCGACTTCACGCCTGTCGCACCCAACACCGCCGACGCCGTCACCGTGCCGCCCGGCTACGCCCAGGGCGTCGTGATGGCGTGGGGCGACCCGATCTTCCGCGGGGCGCCCGCCTTCGATCCGGCGAACCAGACCGCTGCGGCACAGCAGCAGCAGTTCGGCTACAACTGCGACTTCCTCGGGCTGTTCCCGCTCGGGCGCGGCAAGCACCTGATGTGCGTCAACCACGAGTACACCGACGAGGCGCTGATGTTCCCCGCCTACGACGAGGCGAACCCGACCCGCGACCAGGTCGAGATCGCCTGGGCGGCTCACGGGCTGTCGGTCGTCGTGGTCGAGGAGGACCGCCGCTCGGGCGCGTTGACGCCGCTCGTCGGGCACCGGATGAACCGACGCTTCCACACGCACAGCGAGTTCGAGCTCACCGGCCCGGTCGCCGGCCACGAGCTGGTCCGCACGGCCGCGGACCCGCGCGGCCGGACCGCTCTGGGCACGCTGAACAACTGCGGTGGCGGCACGACCCAGTGGGGAACCTGGCTCACCGCCGAGGAGAACTTCAACCAGTACTTCGCCAACGCCGGCGCGGTCACCGATCCCACCACCTCCGAGCGGCTCGCGCGCTACGGGCTGCCGACCGGCGCGACGCCGCGGCAGTGGGAGGAGTTCGAGGACCGCTTCGACCTCGCCAAGGAGCCGAACGAGGTCAACCGCTTCGGATGGATCGTCGAGATCGACCCGTACGACCCGAGCTCGACGCCGAAGAAGCGCACCGCGCTCGGCCGCTTCAAGCACGAGGCCGCCGAGCCGCAGGTCACCCGCGACGGCCGGGTCGCGGTCTACATGGGCGACGACGAGCGGTTCGACTACTTCTACAAGTTCGTCTCGGACAAGAAGATGGCACGCGGCGACTCCTGGTGGGCCCGCCGGCACAACAGCACGCTGCTGGACTCCGGCACGCTCTACGTCGCCCGCTTCCTCGGTGACTCGTCGCAGGCCGAGATCGACGGCTCGGGCGCTCTTCCGTCGGACGGCGAGTTCGACGGCGTGGGCGTGTGGGTGCCGCTGGTCAGCGGCACCACCTCGTACGTGGCCGGGATGACCGCGGAGGAGGTGCTGCTGTTCACGCGGCAGGCCGCCGACATCGTGGGTGCCACCAAGATGGACCGCCCCGAGGACGTCGAGCCCAGCCCGAGGACCGGCAAGGTGTACGTCGCGCTCACGAACAACTCGAACCGCGGACGCGCGGGCTACCCGGCCGCCGACGAGGCGAACCCGCGCAACTCCAACCGCCACGGTCAGGTGCTCGAGCTGACCGAGATGGGCAACGACGGCGCCGCGGAGGCCTTCACCTGGGACCTCTTCCTCGTCTGCGGCGACCCGGAGGACCCGAGCACGTACTTCGCCGGCTACCCCAAGGAGGCCGTCTCGCCGATCTCGTGCCCGGACAACGTCACGTTCGACGCGTACGGGAACCTCTGGATCTCCACCGACGGCAACGCGCTCGGCTCGAACGACGGCCTGTTCGGGGTCGCGGTCGACGGGGAGTACCGCGGCCAGGTCAAGCAGTTCCTCACCGTCCCTCGGGGCGCCGAGACCTGCGGCCCGTACGTCGACTCCGACCGCGTGATGGTGTGCGTGCAGCACCCCGGTGAGATCGACGGCGCGTCGTACGAGGCCCCGGCGTCGCACTGGCCCGACGGTGGCACGTCGATCCCCCGTCCGGGCGTGGCCGCCGTGTGGCGCAAGGACGGCAGGTCGATCGGCCGCTGA
- a CDS encoding sigma-70 family RNA polymerase sigma factor, translating to MTAAVATDADLEEYRRELTGYCYRMLGSAFDAEDAVQETMVRAWKALDRFEGRSSLRSWLYRIATNVCMDTLGSGQRRARPMDLSSTAWQPVADSLSARRANEDWLEPMVDERVLPPSADPAEVAAGRESIRLAFVSALQHLPPRQRSVLILREVLRWQAKEVAELLDTTVASVNSALQRARATLDGLGEETSASDPMDDDVKDLLDRYVAAFEAYDIDAFVQLLHEDATQNMPPFEMWLAGREDIAAWMLGPGCGCRGSRTIVTSANGAPAIAQYRLVESAIEPLVHGPGDAPPGDMPADATHLPWALHVLDIRDGRVAGITSFLDVTLFELFGLPRWLPASAD from the coding sequence ATGACCGCTGCCGTCGCCACTGACGCCGACCTGGAGGAGTATCGCCGCGAGCTGACGGGCTACTGCTACCGGATGCTCGGGTCGGCCTTCGACGCCGAGGACGCGGTGCAGGAGACCATGGTCCGTGCCTGGAAGGCGCTCGACCGGTTCGAGGGTCGGTCCTCGCTTCGCTCCTGGCTCTACCGGATCGCCACGAACGTCTGCATGGACACGCTGGGGTCCGGTCAGCGGCGCGCCCGCCCGATGGACCTGTCGTCCACGGCGTGGCAGCCGGTCGCCGACTCGCTGTCCGCCCGCCGTGCCAACGAGGACTGGCTCGAGCCGATGGTCGACGAGCGGGTCCTTCCGCCGTCGGCCGACCCGGCCGAGGTCGCGGCGGGGCGCGAGTCGATCCGGCTCGCCTTCGTGTCCGCTCTCCAGCACCTCCCGCCCCGGCAACGCAGCGTGCTGATCCTGCGGGAGGTGCTCCGCTGGCAGGCGAAGGAGGTGGCCGAGCTGCTCGACACCACGGTCGCCTCGGTCAACAGCGCGCTCCAGCGCGCCCGCGCCACCCTCGACGGGCTGGGTGAGGAGACGAGCGCGTCCGACCCCATGGACGACGACGTCAAGGACCTCCTCGATCGCTACGTCGCGGCGTTCGAGGCCTACGACATCGACGCATTCGTGCAGCTGCTGCACGAGGACGCGACCCAGAACATGCCGCCCTTCGAGATGTGGCTGGCCGGTCGCGAGGACATCGCGGCGTGGATGCTCGGCCCGGGCTGCGGGTGCCGAGGCTCGAGGACGATCGTCACGTCGGCCAACGGCGCCCCCGCGATCGCCCAGTACCGCCTGGTCGAGTCCGCGATCGAGCCGCTCGTCCACGGCCCGGGCGACGCGCCGCCCGGGGACATGCCGGCGGACGCGACCCACCTGCCGTGGGCACTTCACGTGCTCGACATCCGTGACGGTCGCGTCGCGGGGATCACCAGCTTCCTCGACGTGACGCTCTTCGAGCTCTTCGGCCTACCCCGCTGGCTCCCCGCGTCGGCCGACTGA
- a CDS encoding SDR family oxidoreductase: MRIAVIGGTGMLGAPVTAALRDRGHEVRVLTRHSEHPVDLTTGEGLEDALDGCDAVVEAANTRSPKLAEEVMVGGTRRILAAEQRVGVPHHLAISIVGQEAVPFGYYRAKVEQERLVVDGPVGWTLVRATQFHPFVADLLASAARLGVVPAPRFLTQPVDAGEVGAVFADAVEEGPEGRTITVAGPEARPLRAFVDEWRDGTGSHALRIPLRVPGGLGRALRDGGLVTDSPDVRGRITFRQWLAAQHSDEPVATRP, encoded by the coding sequence ATGAGGATCGCCGTCATCGGAGGGACCGGGATGCTGGGGGCGCCGGTCACAGCCGCGTTGAGGGATCGAGGCCACGAGGTCCGGGTCCTGACCCGACACAGCGAGCATCCCGTCGACCTCACGACGGGTGAGGGGCTGGAGGACGCACTCGACGGCTGCGACGCCGTGGTCGAGGCCGCCAACACCCGCTCGCCGAAGCTGGCCGAGGAGGTCATGGTCGGCGGCACACGGAGGATCCTCGCGGCCGAGCAGCGCGTCGGGGTCCCGCACCACCTGGCGATCTCGATCGTCGGGCAGGAAGCGGTCCCGTTCGGGTACTACCGTGCGAAGGTCGAGCAGGAGAGGCTGGTCGTCGACGGCCCGGTGGGCTGGACCCTGGTCCGGGCGACGCAGTTCCACCCGTTCGTCGCCGATCTCCTGGCTTCGGCCGCGCGGCTCGGCGTCGTCCCCGCCCCGCGGTTCCTGACGCAGCCGGTCGACGCCGGCGAGGTCGGGGCGGTCTTCGCCGACGCGGTCGAGGAAGGTCCCGAGGGCCGCACGATCACGGTCGCCGGACCCGAGGCGCGACCGTTGCGCGCGTTCGTCGACGAGTGGCGGGACGGCACCGGGAGCCACGCCCTCCGGATCCCGTTGCGGGTGCCGGGCGGCCTGGGCCGTGCGCTGCGGGACGGCGGCCTGGTGACGGACTCGCCGGACGTCCGCGGCCGCATCACGTTCCGGCAGTGGCTCGCCGCGCAGCACTCCGACGAGCCGGTGGCGACGCGCCCGTGA
- the sigJ gene encoding RNA polymerase sigma factor SigJ: MSGATENDLAAAFEEHRPHLLRVAYATTSSWAAAEDCVQETWLRLERTDVAEIRDLRAWLTTAVGRIALDQLGSARARRERYVGTWLPEPVVEPAPDAAGADPADRVTMDESVGLALLVVLERLSPAQRVAYLMHDVFGLSFDEIATMVGRSPAAVRKLASRARRDVRAAGPRRPAGPDEQREVADAFSAACLDGDLARLVALLDADVELRSDGGGLVSAVRQVQRGAEGVARILIGFARQPPLAARRVLVNGDPGMLLRSADGVLTVLFLEIDDGRVVAVDMVRNPDKLRHLADDLLG; the protein is encoded by the coding sequence GTGAGCGGTGCGACCGAGAACGATCTCGCCGCTGCCTTCGAGGAGCACCGGCCCCACCTGCTGAGGGTCGCGTACGCCACGACCTCGTCGTGGGCAGCGGCGGAGGACTGCGTCCAGGAGACGTGGCTGCGGTTGGAACGCACGGACGTCGCGGAGATTCGTGACCTTCGCGCATGGCTGACCACGGCGGTCGGTCGGATCGCGCTCGACCAGCTCGGCAGCGCACGCGCTCGTCGCGAGCGGTACGTCGGGACGTGGCTGCCCGAGCCGGTCGTCGAGCCGGCACCGGACGCGGCGGGCGCCGATCCGGCGGACCGCGTCACGATGGACGAGTCGGTCGGGCTGGCGCTGCTCGTCGTGCTCGAACGGCTCTCGCCCGCGCAGCGGGTCGCGTACCTGATGCACGACGTCTTCGGCCTGTCCTTCGACGAGATCGCCACGATGGTCGGGCGGTCTCCGGCCGCGGTGCGCAAGCTCGCCTCCCGGGCGCGCCGGGACGTGCGGGCCGCGGGTCCGCGCCGCCCGGCGGGGCCGGACGAGCAGCGCGAGGTCGCCGACGCGTTCTCGGCTGCCTGCCTCGACGGCGACCTGGCCAGGCTCGTCGCACTGCTCGACGCGGACGTCGAGCTGCGCTCCGACGGAGGGGGTCTGGTCTCGGCCGTCCGGCAGGTGCAACGCGGCGCCGAGGGAGTCGCCCGCATCCTCATCGGATTCGCGCGCCAGCCGCCGCTGGCGGCGCGACGGGTGCTCGTGAACGGCGATCCCGGCATGCTGCTCCGGTCGGCGGACGGCGTGCTCACCGTCCTGTTCCTCGAGATCGACGACGGGCGGGTCGTCGCCGTCGACATGGTCCGCAACCCCGACAAGCTCCGCCACCTGGCGGACGACCTGCTCGGGTGA
- a CDS encoding DMT family transporter: MSSQPSATTVARDLSFAALGVTVVLWASAFVGIRAVGDELSPGALSLGRLLVAALVLSVLALPRRQPLPRGRTAWFVLGYGVLWFGAYNVALNAGERHLDAGTASMLIQLGPIIIAVLAGLFLGEGFPRTLVVGLAVGFGGVVLIGLGGSGGGDEDVDLLGVALCLAAAVLYAAGVLLQKPAMPSIGPLQVTWLGCVIGTVTCLPFAGQLVTEARDASTGALLGVVYLGVFPTALAFTTWAYALRRVGAGPASATTYLVPAVAIGLSWWLLDEVPTALGFVGGVVCLVGVAITRLRPRRRTPDAVPAGEPSPLADAERD; this comes from the coding sequence GTGAGCAGCCAGCCGTCCGCGACGACCGTCGCCCGCGACCTCTCGTTCGCGGCTCTCGGTGTGACCGTCGTCCTCTGGGCCTCGGCGTTCGTGGGGATCCGCGCGGTCGGGGACGAGCTGTCTCCCGGTGCGCTGTCGCTCGGACGCCTGCTCGTCGCGGCGCTGGTGCTGAGCGTCCTGGCGCTGCCTCGACGACAGCCCCTTCCTCGTGGTCGCACCGCCTGGTTCGTCCTCGGGTACGGAGTGCTGTGGTTCGGTGCGTACAACGTCGCGCTCAACGCCGGCGAACGGCACCTCGACGCCGGGACCGCCTCCATGCTGATCCAGCTCGGACCGATCATCATCGCCGTGCTCGCCGGGCTGTTCCTCGGGGAGGGGTTCCCGCGCACGCTGGTCGTCGGACTCGCCGTCGGCTTCGGAGGCGTCGTGCTGATCGGCCTCGGCGGCAGCGGAGGCGGGGACGAGGACGTCGACCTGCTCGGCGTCGCGCTCTGCCTCGCCGCCGCGGTGCTCTACGCGGCCGGTGTCCTGCTCCAGAAGCCGGCGATGCCGAGCATCGGCCCCCTCCAGGTGACCTGGCTCGGCTGTGTGATCGGCACCGTGACCTGCCTGCCGTTCGCGGGACAGCTCGTCACGGAGGCCCGCGACGCCTCGACCGGAGCCCTGCTCGGCGTCGTCTACCTCGGGGTGTTCCCGACGGCCCTCGCCTTCACCACCTGGGCGTACGCGCTGCGCCGGGTCGGGGCCGGCCCGGCCAGCGCGACGACCTACCTGGTGCCGGCGGTCGCGATCGGCCTGTCCTGGTGGCTGCTCGACGAGGTCCCGACCGCGCTCGGCTTCGTCGGCGGCGTCGTGTGCCTCGTCGGGGTCGCGATCACGCGCCTGCGGCCGCGCCGGCGCACACCCGACGCCGTGCCGGCCGGCGAACCGTCACCGCTCGCCGACGCCGAGCGCGACTGA
- a CDS encoding polysaccharide deacetylase family protein, with product MQTRTVALLALGSVLVLAALVRPDSGDSPAQAEPDEPRRAVVRDWPLLDATGRAPRGSTCGNRSRRVLLSFDDWDYAEPKRMVATARTAKRLDVGMLYFPLGEPNTAYRRAHGKSLADKVRAQGQYVGNHTYDHRSLSTLGAAAIRREIRGGVRSSLLRPPYGAYDAQVAAIASDLRYRICLWTLDTRDWRDLTPKQVRTRIVRNVRPGDVILLHMNHALHRRYDVRALVSAVRSTGLKLCRPYREHGEPATSPVRVPRKLRC from the coding sequence GTGCAGACACGGACGGTCGCCCTGCTGGCGCTGGGCTCGGTTCTCGTGCTCGCGGCACTCGTGCGTCCGGACTCCGGGGACTCCCCCGCGCAGGCCGAGCCCGACGAGCCGCGGCGCGCCGTCGTGCGTGACTGGCCGCTCCTCGATGCGACCGGGCGCGCACCGCGCGGGTCGACGTGCGGCAACCGCAGCCGTCGTGTGCTGCTGTCGTTCGACGACTGGGACTACGCCGAGCCGAAGCGCATGGTCGCGACCGCTCGTACCGCGAAGCGGCTGGACGTCGGCATGCTGTACTTCCCGCTGGGGGAGCCGAACACCGCGTACCGCCGCGCGCACGGCAAGAGCCTCGCGGACAAGGTCCGCGCCCAGGGGCAGTACGTCGGGAACCACACGTACGACCACCGGAGCCTGTCCACGCTCGGGGCGGCCGCGATCCGCCGCGAGATCCGGGGCGGGGTCCGCAGCAGCCTGCTGCGGCCGCCGTACGGCGCGTACGACGCACAGGTGGCGGCGATCGCGAGCGACCTGAGGTACCGGATCTGTCTGTGGACCCTCGACACGCGCGACTGGCGCGACCTGACGCCGAAGCAGGTGCGGACGCGGATCGTCCGCAACGTCCGCCCGGGCGACGTGATCCTGCTGCACATGAACCACGCCCTGCACCGCCGGTACGACGTCCGGGCCCTGGTGAGCGCGGTCCGGTCCACCGGGCTGAAGCTGTGCCGCCCGTACCGCGAGCACGGCGAGCCGGCGACCTCGCCCGTACGGGTGCCGCGGAAGCTGCGCTGCTGA
- a CDS encoding ABC transporter substrate-binding protein: protein MTRRRPLRLLAAAASLSLLTAVAACGGDDEAAAGDDTTVVKVGTLRGQPHFYAPLLYEDGDGITYEAVTLDTAPALNDALVSGQVDMVVGSITATIASVAQGRDLRIVANAADGGSGFVGNDTIQSVTDVEGKKFGYLVASSQEIAMRLTFEEAGVDADAVELVELAPPEFFNAFSTGQIDGFWAPEIAVSLALGDGGHEVASPYETEIGRVNIALITTQRLIDDDPDLVQKVVDEHTRVTEEMTTTQDVWLKDLVETYGGDQEVFETALDNFWLRADIPDDWQAQIQALIDASYELGKITEKPELGDVVVDTFAETS from the coding sequence ATGACCCGACGCCGACCCCTGCGCCTCCTCGCAGCGGCCGCCTCGCTGTCCCTGCTCACCGCCGTCGCCGCGTGCGGCGGCGACGACGAAGCCGCTGCCGGCGACGACACCACGGTCGTCAAGGTCGGCACCCTGCGCGGCCAGCCGCACTTCTACGCGCCCCTGCTCTACGAGGACGGTGACGGCATCACCTACGAGGCCGTCACCCTGGACACCGCACCCGCCCTGAACGACGCGCTCGTGTCGGGCCAGGTGGACATGGTGGTCGGGAGCATCACCGCGACGATCGCCTCGGTCGCCCAGGGCCGCGACCTGCGGATCGTGGCCAACGCGGCCGACGGCGGGTCCGGCTTCGTCGGCAACGACACGATCCAGTCCGTCACCGACGTCGAGGGCAAGAAGTTCGGCTACCTGGTCGCGAGCTCGCAGGAGATCGCGATGCGCCTCACCTTCGAGGAGGCCGGTGTGGACGCCGACGCCGTCGAGCTGGTCGAGCTCGCGCCGCCGGAGTTCTTCAACGCCTTCTCCACCGGTCAGATCGACGGCTTCTGGGCGCCGGAGATCGCCGTCTCCCTCGCCCTCGGCGACGGCGGCCACGAGGTCGCCTCGCCGTACGAGACCGAGATCGGCCGCGTCAACATCGCCCTGATCACGACCCAGCGGCTGATCGACGACGACCCCGACCTGGTGCAGAAGGTCGTCGACGAGCACACCCGTGTCACCGAGGAGATGACGACCACGCAGGACGTGTGGCTCAAGGACCTGGTCGAGACGTACGGCGGCGACCAGGAGGTCTTCGAGACGGCCCTCGACAACTTCTGGCTCCGCGCGGACATCCCGGACGACTGGCAGGCGCAGATCCAGGCGCTGATCGACGCCTCGTACGAGCTCGGCAAGATCACGGAGAAGCCGGAGCTCGGCGACGTCGTCGTCGACACGTTCGCCGAGACGTCCTGA
- a CDS encoding ABC transporter permease: protein MPVATTRGRAGGTLNRVLLALPVPIAILLLWHFGVQQQWVLPFGIKMGYVPEPGRVAEVFWDFWFGGILDDAFSGTALDHLLASTARVLAGFGLAALFAIPIGVLMGRFWVVDAALDPTVSIVRPIPATAWVPLVLLIIGFGNQATIFLIMLSAFFPILINTISAVRQVPPRLVEAAQMLGTSRAGVLLKVVVPAATPGIVSGLRIGLGLGWVILVLGEANGIDTGLGAVINLARELVRTDLVVVGMICIGLAGFVSDRLLVGLFKVGLGRRPLVG from the coding sequence GTGCCGGTGGCGACGACGCGTGGGCGGGCCGGCGGGACCCTGAACCGGGTCCTGCTGGCCCTGCCCGTCCCGATCGCGATCCTCCTGCTGTGGCACTTCGGGGTGCAGCAGCAGTGGGTGCTGCCGTTCGGGATCAAGATGGGGTACGTGCCGGAGCCGGGCCGGGTGGCGGAGGTCTTCTGGGACTTCTGGTTCGGCGGGATCCTCGACGACGCCTTCAGCGGCACGGCCCTGGACCATCTGCTCGCGAGCACCGCCCGCGTGCTCGCGGGGTTCGGTCTGGCGGCCCTCTTCGCGATCCCGATCGGGGTGCTGATGGGTCGGTTCTGGGTGGTCGATGCCGCGCTGGACCCGACCGTGAGCATCGTCCGGCCGATCCCCGCGACGGCCTGGGTCCCGCTGGTGCTGCTGATCATCGGGTTCGGCAACCAGGCCACGATCTTCCTCATCATGCTGTCGGCGTTCTTCCCGATCCTGATCAACACGATCTCGGCCGTACGGCAGGTCCCGCCGCGCCTCGTCGAGGCGGCACAGATGCTCGGCACGTCGCGTGCCGGGGTGCTGCTGAAGGTCGTGGTGCCGGCCGCGACCCCGGGGATCGTCAGCGGACTGCGGATCGGCCTCGGTCTGGGGTGGGTGATCCTCGTCCTCGGTGAGGCCAACGGCATCGACACCGGCCTCGGCGCGGTGATCAACCTGGCGCGCGAGCTCGTCCGTACGGACCTCGTCGTGGTCGGGATGATCTGCATCGGGCTGGCGGGCTTCGTCTCCGACCGGCTGCTCGTCGGTCTCTTCAAGGTCGGCCTCGGGCGCCGGCCGCTCGTCGGTTGA
- a CDS encoding ABC transporter ATP-binding protein: MARIEPPVPLEGQVRIEQMAKWYGPVGEGVEALGGLNLDVPAGEFLAVVGASGCGKSTLLRILAGFEDHTDGQVEVGGAPVTGPSPRRGVVFQDYGLFPWLTVSENVRYGPRQRRVPRRRAKEIAARYIETVGLSRFADRFPGELSGGMQQRVAIARVLANEPALLLMDEPFGALDALTRTSMQHELKRIHAETSATVVFVTHSIEEAVYLADRVVVMTGGPSHGVPGRIEKIVDVDLGDHRDVNAPDFNAIERAISDLVHVGA; encoded by the coding sequence ATGGCACGCATCGAACCCCCCGTCCCGCTCGAGGGCCAGGTCAGGATCGAGCAGATGGCGAAGTGGTACGGCCCGGTCGGCGAGGGCGTCGAAGCGCTGGGCGGTCTCAACCTCGACGTGCCGGCGGGGGAGTTCCTCGCCGTCGTCGGGGCGTCGGGGTGCGGCAAGAGCACCCTGCTCCGCATCCTGGCCGGGTTCGAGGACCACACCGACGGTCAGGTCGAGGTCGGCGGCGCGCCGGTGACCGGCCCGAGCCCGCGACGCGGCGTGGTCTTCCAGGACTACGGGCTCTTCCCGTGGCTGACGGTCTCGGAGAACGTCCGGTACGGGCCCCGTCAGCGGCGGGTCCCGCGCCGCCGCGCGAAGGAGATCGCCGCACGCTACATCGAGACCGTCGGGCTGAGCCGCTTCGCCGACCGCTTCCCCGGGGAGCTGTCCGGAGGCATGCAGCAGCGGGTCGCGATCGCGCGCGTGCTGGCGAACGAGCCGGCTCTGCTGCTCATGGACGAGCCGTTCGGCGCGCTCGACGCCCTCACCCGCACCTCGATGCAGCACGAGCTGAAGCGGATCCACGCGGAGACGTCGGCGACCGTCGTGTTCGTCACCCACAGCATCGAGGAGGCGGTCTACCTCGCCGACCGGGTCGTGGTGATGACCGGGGGACCATCGCACGGTGTGCCGGGCCGGATCGAGAAGATCGTCGACGTGGACCTCGGCGACCACCGTGACGTGAACGCACCCGACTTCAACGCGATCGAGCGTGCGATCTCGGACCTCGTCCACGTCGGCGCGTAG
- the nhaA gene encoding Na+/H+ antiporter NhaA translates to MTEPVPTGVPPLPGPRPRVVVPYPRLSPGLRRYFSTEAGGATLLLAASAIALVWANLPGDSYHHFWDTHATVDIGDWGIDLSLHHWVNDGAMAIFFLVVGLEVNRELTVGELRHPRAASVPFLGAVGGLAVPIALYLAINPSGPDAAGWGIPMSTDTAFVIGILALVGPRCPDQLRVFLLTLAIFDDIGAIALMGIFYADALDPMALAFVVGLVVVLAAMRWTGVWQVTPYLLVGAGLWVAVLESGLHPTLAGVAVGLLMPTRKEVHRDELRRYLSFYGRALVEETDPIRSRLAVSAARAAVPAGDRLQEALHPLSSYLVVPAFGLANAGVVLGAEEVSDALSSPVTLGVVVGLFVGKALGVVAGAAIALRTGLGALPGQVRYGHLIGGGFLCGIGFTISLFISELAFDDEALVNEAKVGILVGSVVSAIAGALIVRYFGERMSLCSPDEEDGPPPLPEGPWRAPATPWRPPA, encoded by the coding sequence GTGACCGAGCCCGTCCCGACCGGGGTCCCGCCGCTGCCCGGACCGCGCCCGCGCGTCGTGGTCCCGTACCCGCGGCTGTCGCCGGGGCTGCGCCGCTACTTCTCGACCGAGGCGGGCGGCGCGACCCTGCTGCTCGCCGCGTCCGCGATCGCGCTGGTGTGGGCGAACCTCCCCGGCGACTCCTACCACCACTTCTGGGACACCCACGCGACCGTCGACATCGGCGACTGGGGGATCGACCTGTCGCTGCACCACTGGGTCAACGACGGGGCGATGGCGATCTTCTTCCTCGTGGTGGGTCTGGAGGTGAACCGGGAGCTGACCGTCGGCGAGCTGCGCCACCCACGCGCCGCGTCGGTCCCGTTCCTCGGAGCCGTGGGCGGACTCGCGGTCCCGATCGCGCTGTATCTGGCGATCAACCCGTCCGGCCCGGACGCGGCGGGGTGGGGGATCCCGATGTCGACGGACACGGCGTTCGTGATCGGCATCCTCGCGCTGGTCGGCCCGCGGTGCCCGGACCAGCTGCGGGTCTTCCTGCTGACCCTGGCGATCTTCGACGACATCGGGGCGATCGCGCTGATGGGGATCTTCTACGCCGACGCGCTCGACCCGATGGCACTCGCCTTCGTCGTCGGCCTCGTCGTGGTGCTCGCGGCGATGCGGTGGACGGGGGTCTGGCAGGTCACCCCGTACCTGCTGGTCGGAGCGGGCCTGTGGGTCGCGGTGCTCGAGTCCGGCCTGCACCCGACCCTGGCGGGCGTCGCGGTCGGTCTGCTGATGCCGACCCGCAAGGAGGTGCACCGCGACGAGCTGCGGCGCTACCTCTCCTTCTACGGTCGGGCTCTGGTCGAGGAGACCGACCCGATCCGCTCGAGGCTCGCCGTCAGCGCCGCCCGCGCCGCCGTACCGGCCGGTGACCGTCTCCAGGAGGCGCTGCACCCCCTGAGCTCCTACCTCGTCGTGCCCGCGTTCGGTCTCGCGAACGCCGGCGTCGTCCTGGGTGCGGAGGAGGTCTCGGACGCCTTGTCCAGCCCGGTGACGCTGGGAGTCGTCGTGGGTCTGTTCGTCGGCAAGGCGCTCGGCGTGGTCGCCGGCGCGGCCATCGCGCTGCGCACGGGCCTCGGCGCCCTGCCCGGGCAGGTGCGCTACGGCCACCTGATCGGTGGCGGGTTCCTGTGCGGGATCGGGTTCACGATCTCTCTGTTCATCAGCGAGCTCGCCTTCGACGACGAGGCGCTGGTCAACGAGGCGAAGGTCGGGATCCTCGTGGGCTCGGTCGTGTCGGCGATCGCCGGGGCGCTGATCGTCCGGTACTTCGGAGAGCGGATGTCGCTGTGCTCGCCGGACGAGGAGGACGGCCCGCCCCCGCTCCCCGAGGGGCCGTGGCGTGCTCCTGCCACGCCGTGGCGCCCGCCGGCCTGA